In one window of Oryza sativa Japonica Group chromosome 9, ASM3414082v1 DNA:
- the LOC4347242 gene encoding uncharacterized protein codes for MNLAGFLATPATATATRHEMPLNPSSSASFLLSSLRRSLVASLRKASPAAAAALSPMASASTVAAENGAAKAAAEKQQQQPVQVAKRLEKFKTTIFTQMSMLAIKHGAINLGQGFPNFDGPDFVKEAAIQAINAGKNQYARGYGVPELNSAIAERFLKDSGLQVDPEKEVTVTSGCTEAIAATILGLINPGDEVILFAPFYDSYEATLSMAGANVKAITLRPPDFSVPLEELKAAVSKNTRAIMINTPHNPTGKMFTREELEFIATLCKENDVLLFADEVYDKLAFEADHISMASIPGMYERTVTMNSLGKTFSLTGWKIGWAIAPPHLTWGVRQAHSFLTFATCTPMQAAAAAALRAPDSYYEELRRDYGAKKALLVNGLKDAGFIVYPSSGTYFVMVDHTPFGFDNDIEFCEYLIREVGVVAIPPSVFYLNPEDGKNLVRFTFCKDDETLRAAVERMKTKLRKK; via the exons ATGAATCTGGCCGGCTTTCTCGCCACGCCCGCGACCGCGACCGCGACGCGGCATGAGATGCCGTTaaatccctcctcctccgcctccttcctcctctcctcgctccgccgctcgctcgTCGCGTCGCTCCGGaaggcctcgccggcggcggccgcggcgctcTCCCCCATGGCCTCCGcgtccaccgtcgccgccgagaaCGGCGccgccaaggcggcggcggagaagcagcagcagcagcctgtGCAG GTTGCAAAGCGGTTGGAAAAGTTTAAGACGACCATTTTCACACAGATGAGTATGCTTGCCATCAAGCATGGAGCAATAAACCTTGGCCAGGGTTTTCCGAATTTCGATGGCCCTGACTTTGTAAAAGAGGCTGCTATTCAAGCTATCAATGCTGGGAAGAATCAGTACGCAAGAGGATATGGTGTGCCTGAACTGAACTCAGCTATTGCTGAAAGATTCCTGAAGGACAGCGGACTGCAAGTCGATCCGGAGAAGGAAGTTACTGTCACATCTGGATGCACAGAAGCTATAGCTGCAACAATTTTAGGTCTAATTAATCCAGGCGATGAAGTGATATTGTTTGCTCCATTCTATGATTCATATGAGGCTACCCTGTCAATGGCTGGTGCCAACGTAAAAGCCATTACTCTCCGTCCTCCAGATTTTTCAGTCCCTCTTGAAGAGCTAAAGGCTGCAGTCTCGAAGAACACCAGAGCTATTATGATAAACACCCCGCACAATCCTACTGGGAAAATGTTTACAAGGGAAGAACTTGAGTTTATTGCCACTCTCTGCAAGGAAAATGATGTGCTGCTTTTTGCTGATGAGGTCTACGACAAGTTAGCTTTTGAGGCAGATCATATATCAATGGCTTCTATTCCTGGCATGTATGAGAGGACCGTGACCATGAACTCTCTTGGGAAGACATTCTCTCTTACAGGATGGAAGATCGGTTGGGCAATCGCACCGCCACACCTGACATGGGGTGTAAGGCAGGCACACTCATTCCTCACGTTTGCGACCTGCACACCAATGcaagcagctgcagctgcagctctgAGAGCACCAGATAGCTACTATGAGGAACTGAGGAGGGATTATGGAGCTAAGAAGGCATTGCTAGTCAACGGACTCAAGGATGCAGGTTTCATTGTCTATCCTTCAAGTGGAACATACTTCGTCATGGTCGACCACACCCCATTTGGTTTCGACAATGATATTGAGTTCTGCGAGTATTTGATTCGCGAAGTCGGTGTTGTCGCCATACCACCTAGTGTATTTTATCTCAACCCTGAGGATGGGAAGAACTTGGTGAGGTTCACCTTTTGCAAGGATGATGAGACGCTGAGAGCCGCGGTTGAGAGGATGAAGACAAAGCTCAGGAAAAAATGA